Below is a genomic region from Sulfitobacter sp. OXR-159.
TTCGGAAGGGCTACCTCAACCCGACAGTCCGGAGATGGAATGGCATCGATCGGATTTGCCTGCGACGCGGAAACTTCCTTCGGCACAGTCACCGGCGCGAACGATACAAAGCCAGAAGACCCAAGCTCACCGTTTCGATACTGCCGCCGCCAAGTCGTCAAAAGCGACCGGCAAATGCCGTGTCGCCGCGCCGTGGCTGTCACCTGACGGTGGCCAATAAAGCTTTCTTCCACAATGCGCAGTTTGTCATCATCCGACCAATGCCGGCGGCGTTCACCATCGGCAGCAGACAGAACTTCGATTTGAGGGCGGTTGATAAAGTCGGACATAAGGTCGGACTTACCATCGGATCGAGCCTGAGATCAGACGGCCGTCGCCGGAGGTTTACAATAGCTAAGTCGAAAGTTGTCCTTAAAACATGCTTAGCTGCGAATATTTGCGAAAGTGTTAAATATTAGAGCAAAGGTAATCCTCGTCTTTCACTGCTCAAATAGCAGCTTGCGTCTCTCATGATAAAGGTTCCAACGCCAGCTTATCTCTGAGCTACAACAACCGGGCGTCCATCTTCGCGTCATTCTAGCATGCCGCCTTCAAGCCTTCGCGCGTTAAGACCGTGCCCGCGCAGGACAGCAACGGCTTGGTGGGCATAGACGCAGTATGGCCTGCAGCAATAGGCGACGATTTTGGCATCTGGCGCCAGCGAAGGAAGAATTCCATCCAACTCCGCCAAAGTAACATTGCGCGCCCGGGAATGGATCGGCGGCGTATTCGTCCGAAGGTCTGTGCTAGACAATCCGGAATGCTCCTTTTCATGTTTGAGGCCTTTC
It encodes:
- the tnpA gene encoding IS66-like element accessory protein TnpA; this encodes MSDFINRPQIEVLSAADGERRRHWSDDDKLRIVEESFIGHRQVTATARRHGICRSLLTTWRRQYRNGELGSSGFVSFAPVTVPKEVSASQANPIDAIPSPDCRVEVALPNGRRLIVPIGVESEALARILAVVDRQ